From the Cryptomeria japonica chromosome 2, Sugi_1.0, whole genome shotgun sequence genome, one window contains:
- the LOC131060540 gene encoding universal stress protein PHOS34, with translation MAATDRVGRRIMVAVDESEESMYALQWAVENLLKEKDHQQIIVMHAESPTVSKFAFAGHAAAVAGHHVLDIAGRGGNHITQRVLSRAKDICDKHSVSVEIKVMTGEPKYAICEAATALKTDLVVVGTHGHGAVKRAVSGSVSEHCTRHCKCPVLVVKKPHHMAGSERVGRRIMVAVNESEESMYALQWALDNVLNQQDNEQIIVMHAEAPAASKIAIAGHGATSAGHHVMEIAERNENLITERVLSHAREICGKRNVNIEVKVMTGERQYAICEAANELKVDLVVVGSHGHGAMKRAVQGSVSEYCTRNCKCPVVTVKKPHT, from the exons ATGGCAGCGACTGACAGAGTAGGAAGGAGGATCATGGTAGCTGTAGATGAGAGCGAAGAAAGCATGTATGCGTTGCAGTGGGCTGTTGAGAATCTCCTTAAAGAAAAAGACCATCAACAGATTATCGTTATGCATGCAGAGTCCCCAACTGTGTCCAAATTTGCATTTGCAGGCCATG CTGCTGCTGTTGCCGGTCATCACGTGTTGGATATAGCTGGAAGAGGTGGAAACCACATCACACAGAGAGTATTATCTCGTGCAAAAGATATTTGTGACAAACACTCT GTGAGCGTGGAAATTAAGGTGATGACAGGAGAACCAAAGTATGCAATCTGTGAGGCGGCTACCGCACTTAAAACTGATCTTGTAGTTGTTGGAACTCATGGTCATGGAGCTGTTAAGAG GGCTGTGTCAGGAAGTGTGAGCGAGCACTGCACACGCCATTGCAAGTGCCCTGTGCTGGTCGTCAAGAAACCTCACCAC ATGGCAGGGAGTGAAAGAGTAGGAAGGAGAATCATGGTTGCTGTAAATGAGAGCGAGGAAAGCATGTATGCATTGCAGTGGGCTCTTGACAATGTTCTCAATCAACAAGATAACGAACAGATTATTGTTATGCATGCGGAGGCCCCAGCTGCATCCAAAATTGCAATAGCAGGCCATG GTGCTACATCTGCAGGGCATCATGTGATGGAAATAGCTGAAAGAAATGAAAATCTCATCACAGAAAGAGTATTGTCCCATGCAAGAGAGATATGTGGAAAGCGTAAT GTGAACATTGAAGTTAAGGTGATGACAGGAGAAAGACAATATGCAATCTGTGAGGCAGCTAATGAACTCAAAGTAGATCTTGTGGTCGTTGGAAGTCATGGGCATGGAGCAATGAAGAG AGCTGTTCAAGGCAGTGTGAGTGAGTACTGCACACGCAATTGTAAGTGCCCTGTGGTGACCGTGAAGAAACCTCACACCTGA